One genomic segment of Streptomyces liangshanensis includes these proteins:
- a CDS encoding NYN domain-containing protein, translated as MRILLVVDAANVVGSVPDGWWRDRRGATERLRDSLVPYGEAGVAGHPGPVETVLVVEGAARGVEPVPGVRVEAASGSGDDRIVELAREAAAAGRGCVVATADRELRRRVEAYGASCVGPSAVRRRPGGGEG; from the coding sequence ATGAGGATTCTGCTGGTGGTCGACGCGGCGAACGTGGTCGGTTCGGTCCCCGACGGGTGGTGGCGCGACCGGCGCGGGGCCACCGAGCGGCTGCGCGACTCCCTGGTGCCGTACGGCGAGGCGGGGGTGGCCGGGCATCCGGGGCCGGTGGAGACCGTGTTGGTCGTCGAGGGCGCGGCCCGGGGCGTGGAGCCGGTGCCGGGGGTACGGGTCGAGGCTGCGTCCGGCAGCGGGGACGACCGGATCGTGGAGCTGGCGCGGGAGGCCGCGGCGGCGGGCCGCGGCTGCGTGGTCGCCACCGCCGACCGGGAGTTGCGCCGCCGGGTCGAGGCGTACGGCGCGTCGTGCGTGGGTCCCTCGGCGGTACGGCGGCGGCCCGGCGGCGGCGAGGGCTGA
- a CDS encoding glycosyltransferase family 39 protein translates to MLAEPPPPAALPAPAGPEPGPPATPRVTTPVTDRPGPAAVPRPRARADRPANPAAAYWRRLLPALALLALVTRLPSFRHPLWSPDEGYLAVQARMLAAGGVLYDTVVDRKPPLLPWLYEATFALLGDSTLSGVRALAVLAHLVTAALLAATARHRWGDRAGRTAGVLYLLVSVGLNPEDTQAATFEVFILPFTAAAMWCAGKARWGAAGLAVAGALLTKQTGGAVLLPVLWLLGRTPRAPLSLARLAAGLALPLLATALLTTPSGLLFWTVTGSGSYATPTGSELHVLLRALANTALLGLGCAALLPPLLHLARRTAPRGDGDLWLWLASSAVAVLTGFHFFGHYFLQLLPPLVLLATEGLHLLPRDRLPPTLTAAACTCVVFLLWGVLAPRPELAHAQRLADAVRARTAPTDRVLVWGIHPETYWFADRAPASRYLTAGLLTNYSGGRDGPRVGEAYAVAGTWAVLGAELRDRPPALIVDDSRGKPFAPDRLPTLRRFLAHRYEPLPDTVDGAVIYVRTDP, encoded by the coding sequence ATGCTCGCCGAGCCGCCGCCACCCGCCGCCCTCCCCGCACCCGCCGGCCCCGAGCCGGGCCCGCCGGCCACCCCGCGCGTGACCACGCCCGTCACCGACCGCCCGGGCCCGGCCGCCGTCCCTCGCCCGCGCGCCCGCGCCGACCGCCCCGCGAACCCGGCCGCCGCCTACTGGCGGCGGCTGCTCCCCGCCCTCGCCCTCCTGGCGCTCGTCACCCGGCTCCCGTCTTTCCGCCACCCCCTGTGGAGCCCCGACGAGGGCTATCTCGCCGTCCAGGCGCGGATGCTGGCGGCCGGGGGAGTGCTGTACGACACCGTCGTCGACCGGAAACCGCCCCTGCTGCCCTGGCTGTACGAGGCCACCTTCGCCCTCCTCGGCGACTCCACCCTCTCCGGCGTCCGCGCCCTCGCCGTCCTCGCCCACCTCGTCACCGCCGCGCTGCTCGCCGCCACCGCCCGCCACCGCTGGGGCGACCGGGCCGGCCGCACCGCCGGGGTGCTGTACCTGCTCGTCTCCGTCGGCCTCAACCCCGAGGACACCCAGGCCGCCACGTTCGAGGTCTTCATACTGCCGTTCACCGCCGCGGCCATGTGGTGCGCGGGCAAGGCCCGTTGGGGCGCCGCCGGGCTCGCGGTCGCGGGCGCGCTGCTGACCAAGCAGACCGGCGGAGCCGTCCTCCTGCCCGTCCTGTGGCTGCTCGGCCGCACCCCGCGCGCCCCCCTGTCCCTGGCCCGCCTGGCGGCCGGCCTCGCCCTGCCACTCCTCGCCACCGCCCTGCTCACCACCCCCTCAGGACTCCTCTTCTGGACGGTCACCGGATCGGGCTCGTACGCCACCCCCACCGGCTCCGAACTCCACGTCCTCCTGCGGGCCCTGGCCAACACCGCCCTCCTCGGCCTCGGCTGCGCGGCACTGCTGCCGCCCCTCCTCCACCTCGCCCGCAGGACCGCCCCGCGCGGCGACGGCGACCTGTGGCTCTGGCTCGCCTCCTCGGCCGTCGCCGTCCTCACCGGCTTCCACTTCTTCGGCCACTACTTCCTCCAACTCCTGCCGCCCCTGGTGCTGCTGGCGACCGAGGGCCTCCACCTCCTGCCCCGCGACCGCCTCCCGCCCACACTGACCGCCGCCGCCTGCACCTGCGTGGTGTTCCTCCTCTGGGGCGTCCTCGCGCCCCGCCCCGAACTGGCCCACGCCCAGCGCCTCGCGGACGCCGTCCGGGCCCGCACGGCGCCCACCGACCGGGTCCTGGTGTGGGGGATACACCCCGAGACGTACTGGTTCGCCGACCGCGCCCCGGCCAGCCGCTACCTGACGGCCGGGCTCCTCACCAACTACAGCGGGGGCCGCGACGGCCCCCGGGTCGGCGAGGCGTACGCCGTCGCGGGCACGTGGGCCGTCCTCGGCGCCGAACTCCGCGACCGCCCACCGGCCCTGATCGTCGACGACTCGCGCGGCAAGCCCTTCGCCCCCGACCGGCTGCCGACCCTGCGCCGCTTCCTGGCCCACCGGTACGAGCCGCTGCCGGACACCGTCGACGGCGCGGTGATCTACGTGAGGACCGACCCGTAG
- a CDS encoding amino acid permease produces MSTQQDVEPADKDLPAGTGMFRTKSVEQSLRDTEDPEFALKKSLSALDLTVFGVGVIIGTGIFVLTGKVARDTAGPATALAFVVAGVVCALAALCYAEFASTVPVAGSAYTFSYASLGELPAWIIGWDLVLELALGSAVVAVGWSGYLRSLLDTAGFHLPAALSGTHDGTFGFDLLACLLVLALTGILVAGMKLSSLITNVIVAIKVTVVLIVIVVGAFFIKGANYHPFVPPAKSTSGDSGLQAPLVQLIFGYTPTDFGVLGVFTAAAVVFFAFIGFDIVATAAEETRNPQRDVPRGILGSLIICTVLYVAVSLVVTGMQKYTALTVDAPLADAFKAVGHPFWAGLISFGAAVGLTSVCMILLLGQTRVFFAMSRDGLLPRTFSRVHPRFGTPYRSTLLLGSIVAAVAGFTSIDELASLVNIGTLFAFVVVAIGVVLLRRQRPDLPRSFRTPLVPFVPIASVLASLWLMLNLPAETWLRFGIWMLVGVAVYLLYGRGHSRLGRSR; encoded by the coding sequence ATGAGTACACAGCAGGATGTGGAGCCTGCCGACAAGGACCTGCCCGCCGGCACCGGCATGTTCCGTACCAAATCCGTCGAGCAGTCCCTCCGGGACACCGAGGACCCCGAGTTCGCGCTCAAGAAGTCGCTCTCCGCCCTGGACCTCACCGTCTTCGGCGTCGGTGTGATCATCGGTACGGGCATCTTCGTCCTCACCGGCAAGGTCGCCCGGGACACCGCGGGACCCGCCACCGCCCTCGCGTTCGTCGTCGCCGGAGTGGTCTGCGCGCTCGCCGCCCTCTGCTACGCCGAGTTCGCCTCGACCGTGCCCGTCGCCGGATCCGCGTACACGTTCTCCTACGCCTCCCTCGGCGAACTGCCCGCCTGGATCATCGGCTGGGACCTCGTCCTCGAACTGGCCCTGGGCTCCGCCGTCGTGGCGGTCGGCTGGTCCGGCTACCTGCGCTCCCTGCTGGACACCGCCGGGTTCCACCTCCCGGCCGCCCTGTCCGGCACCCACGACGGGACGTTCGGCTTCGACCTGCTCGCCTGCCTCCTGGTCCTCGCCCTCACCGGCATCCTCGTCGCCGGGATGAAGCTCTCCTCGCTCATCACGAACGTCATCGTCGCGATCAAGGTCACCGTCGTCCTGATCGTGATCGTCGTCGGCGCGTTCTTCATCAAGGGCGCCAACTACCACCCGTTCGTGCCGCCCGCGAAGAGCACCAGCGGCGACAGCGGCCTCCAGGCGCCCCTGGTCCAGCTGATCTTCGGCTACACCCCCACCGACTTCGGCGTCCTCGGCGTCTTCACCGCCGCGGCCGTCGTCTTCTTCGCCTTCATCGGCTTCGACATCGTCGCCACCGCCGCCGAGGAGACCCGCAACCCCCAGCGGGACGTCCCGCGCGGCATCCTCGGCTCCCTCATCATCTGCACCGTCCTGTACGTGGCCGTCTCCCTCGTCGTCACCGGCATGCAGAAGTACACCGCCCTCACCGTCGACGCGCCCCTCGCCGACGCCTTCAAAGCCGTCGGACACCCCTTCTGGGCCGGCCTGATCAGCTTCGGCGCCGCCGTCGGCCTCACCTCGGTCTGCATGATCCTGCTCCTCGGCCAGACCCGGGTGTTCTTCGCCATGAGCCGGGACGGACTGCTGCCGAGGACGTTCTCCCGCGTCCACCCCCGGTTCGGCACCCCCTACCGCTCGACCCTGCTGCTCGGGTCGATCGTGGCGGCCGTCGCCGGCTTCACCTCCATCGACGAACTGGCCTCCCTGGTGAACATCGGCACCCTGTTCGCGTTCGTCGTCGTCGCGATCGGCGTGGTCCTGCTGCGCCGCCAACGGCCCGACCTGCCCCGCTCGTTCCGCACCCCGCTCGTGCCGTTCGTCCCGATCGCGTCCGTCCTCGCCTCGCTGTGGCTGATGCTCAACCTGCCCGCCGAGACCTGGCTGCGGTTCGGGATCTGGATGCTCGTCGGCGTCGCGGTCTACCTGCTGTACGGACGAGGGCACAGCCGCCTCGGCCGGTCCCGCTGA
- the dxs gene encoding 1-deoxy-D-xylulose-5-phosphate synthase: MALLTHIRGPRDLDRLGPEQLEQLAGEIRSFLVDAVSKTGGHLGPNLGVVELTIALHRVFESPKDRVLFDTGHQSYVHKLLTGRQDFSRLKSKGGLSGYPSRAESDHDVIENSHASTVLGWADGLAKANEVLRKDDHVVAVIGDGALTGGMAWEALNNIAAAKDRPLVIVVNDNERSYAPTIGGLANHLATLRTTDGYERFLARGKDLLERTPVVGRPLYETLHGAKKGLKDFIAPQGMFEDLGLKYVGPIDGHDIEALESALLRAKRFGGPVIVHCLTEKGRGYKPAEQDEADRFHGIGPIHPDTGLPIAAAGMDWTSVFGEEMVKLGTERPDIVAITAAMLQPVGLAAFAKTFPDRVYDVGIAEQHGATSAAGLATGGLHPVFAVYATFLNRAFDQVLMDVALHRCGVTFVLDRAGVTGTDGASHNGMWDMSILQCVPGLRIAAPRDADQVRSQLREAVAVDDAPTVVRFSKGAVGPAVAAVARVGGIDVLRKTDEGTADVLLVSVGALAPMCLEIADLLDKQGITTTVVDPRWVKPVDEALVPLAEQHRVVVTVEDNSRVGGVGSAIAQALRDAGVDVPLRDFGIPPRFLDHASRKEVLAEIGLTAPDIARQVTGLVAKLDGRLVDSPTEAARD; this comes from the coding sequence GCGATCTGGACCGGCTCGGCCCGGAGCAGCTGGAGCAGCTGGCCGGAGAAATCCGGTCCTTCCTCGTGGACGCTGTCTCCAAGACAGGTGGCCACCTCGGACCCAATCTCGGTGTGGTCGAGCTGACCATCGCCCTGCACCGCGTGTTCGAGTCACCCAAGGACCGTGTCCTCTTCGACACGGGCCACCAGTCCTACGTGCACAAGCTGCTCACAGGGCGCCAGGACTTCTCCCGGCTCAAGAGCAAGGGCGGACTCTCCGGATACCCCTCCCGGGCGGAGTCCGACCACGACGTCATCGAGAACTCGCACGCGTCCACCGTGCTGGGCTGGGCGGACGGACTCGCCAAGGCCAACGAGGTGCTCCGCAAGGACGACCACGTCGTCGCCGTCATCGGTGACGGGGCGCTCACCGGCGGCATGGCCTGGGAGGCGCTGAACAACATCGCCGCGGCCAAGGACCGTCCGCTCGTCATCGTCGTCAACGACAACGAGCGCTCCTACGCGCCGACCATCGGCGGCCTCGCGAACCACCTCGCGACCCTGCGCACGACCGACGGCTACGAACGCTTCCTGGCCCGCGGCAAGGACCTCCTGGAGCGCACCCCGGTCGTCGGCCGGCCGCTCTACGAGACCCTGCACGGCGCCAAGAAGGGCCTCAAGGACTTCATCGCCCCGCAGGGCATGTTCGAGGACCTCGGCCTCAAGTACGTCGGCCCGATCGACGGCCACGACATCGAGGCACTGGAGTCTGCGCTCCTGCGGGCGAAGCGTTTCGGCGGCCCCGTCATCGTGCACTGCCTGACCGAGAAGGGCCGCGGCTACAAGCCGGCCGAGCAGGACGAGGCCGACCGGTTCCACGGCATCGGCCCCATCCACCCCGACACCGGCCTGCCCATCGCCGCCGCCGGGATGGACTGGACCTCGGTGTTCGGCGAGGAGATGGTCAAACTCGGCACGGAACGCCCGGACATCGTCGCGATCACCGCCGCGATGCTCCAGCCGGTCGGCCTCGCCGCGTTCGCCAAGACGTTCCCCGACCGGGTGTACGACGTCGGGATCGCCGAGCAGCACGGTGCGACCTCCGCGGCGGGCCTGGCCACCGGCGGACTGCACCCCGTGTTCGCCGTGTACGCGACGTTCCTCAACCGCGCTTTCGACCAGGTGCTGATGGACGTGGCGCTGCACCGCTGCGGGGTCACGTTCGTCCTCGACCGGGCCGGTGTCACCGGCACCGACGGCGCCTCGCACAACGGCATGTGGGACATGTCGATCCTCCAGTGCGTCCCGGGTCTGCGCATCGCCGCGCCCCGCGACGCCGACCAGGTCCGCTCGCAGCTGCGCGAGGCCGTCGCCGTGGACGACGCGCCGACCGTGGTCCGCTTCTCCAAGGGCGCGGTCGGCCCGGCCGTCGCGGCGGTCGCCCGGGTCGGCGGGATCGACGTCCTGCGGAAGACCGACGAGGGCACGGCCGACGTGCTGCTGGTCTCCGTCGGCGCGCTCGCGCCGATGTGCCTGGAGATCGCCGACCTCCTCGACAAGCAGGGCATCACGACGACGGTGGTCGACCCGCGCTGGGTCAAGCCCGTCGACGAGGCACTCGTCCCGCTCGCCGAGCAGCACCGCGTGGTCGTCACGGTCGAGGACAACAGCCGTGTCGGCGGCGTCGGTTCGGCGATCGCCCAGGCCCTGCGCGACGCCGGGGTCGACGTACCGCTGCGGGACTTCGGCATCCCGCCGCGCTTCCTCGACCACGCCTCTCGCAAGGAGGTCCTCGCCGAGATCGGGCTGACGGCGCCGGACATCGCCCGCCAGGTCACCGGCCTGGTCGCGAAGTTGGACGGCCGGCTGGTGGACTCGCCCACCGAGGCCGCCCGCGACTGA